From the Acidobacteriota bacterium genome, one window contains:
- a CDS encoding beta-lactamase family protein yields MRKFVVAAVVWASAAGAFAQGLSAGAPDTAGMAPDRVARITATMKDYVDQGRLAGTVTLVARNGKVVYHEAAGRRDIERNVAMTTDTLFRIASMSKAVTSVAVMMLVEEGRVHLDDPVSRFIPSFAKTTVVVPAPSGTSPGAAAAMAGRGPAVRPITIRHLLTHTAGISYGSGNPFEADYKSAGVIGWYFADKNEPIAATIDRLAGLPMDSQPGEKYVYGFNTDILGVVVEKASGQSLADFMRTRIFTPLKMTSTAFYVDPAQADRLATVYSVSKAGAPIEKAPAPGTGQGDYVTGPRASFSGGAGLVSTASDYARFLQMLLNGGTLEGTRLLSPKTVELMTSNHVGTLYQNGNFGFGLGFEITEHVGRSGRPGSVGEYGWGGAYHTKFWVDPVEKLVVVFMTQLLPAAGSDAHMTLRQLVYSAIVDKPDAAVAKTALRPAS; encoded by the coding sequence ATGCGGAAGTTCGTTGTCGCAGCTGTCGTCTGGGCGTCGGCTGCCGGTGCGTTCGCGCAGGGATTGTCAGCGGGTGCGCCAGACACCGCCGGGATGGCTCCCGATCGCGTGGCGCGCATCACGGCCACGATGAAAGACTACGTGGACCAGGGGCGCCTCGCCGGGACCGTAACGCTCGTCGCGAGGAACGGCAAGGTCGTCTACCACGAAGCCGCCGGCCGTCGCGACATCGAGCGCAACGTGGCGATGACGACGGACACGCTCTTCCGCATCGCGTCGATGAGCAAGGCGGTGACGAGCGTCGCCGTGATGATGCTCGTCGAGGAGGGGCGGGTTCACCTCGACGACCCCGTGTCGCGCTTCATCCCGTCGTTTGCCAAGACCACCGTCGTGGTCCCGGCGCCCTCGGGCACATCGCCCGGCGCGGCTGCCGCGATGGCCGGACGCGGGCCTGCCGTACGCCCCATCACGATCCGTCACCTGCTGACGCATACCGCCGGCATCTCCTACGGCAGCGGCAATCCGTTCGAAGCCGATTACAAGTCGGCCGGCGTCATCGGCTGGTATTTCGCCGACAAGAACGAGCCGATTGCCGCGACGATCGACCGCCTCGCGGGCCTGCCGATGGATTCGCAGCCCGGTGAGAAGTACGTGTACGGCTTCAACACGGACATCCTCGGCGTGGTCGTCGAGAAGGCGAGCGGCCAGTCGCTCGCGGACTTCATGCGCACCCGCATCTTCACGCCGCTGAAGATGACCAGCACGGCGTTCTACGTCGATCCCGCGCAGGCCGATCGCCTGGCCACGGTGTACTCGGTTTCGAAAGCCGGTGCGCCCATCGAGAAGGCACCTGCGCCGGGCACAGGTCAGGGCGACTACGTCACCGGTCCGCGCGCCTCGTTCTCCGGCGGCGCCGGCCTCGTCTCGACGGCCTCCGACTACGCGCGCTTCCTCCAGATGCTCCTCAATGGCGGCACGCTCGAGGGGACGCGACTCCTGAGCCCGAAGACAGTGGAGCTGATGACGTCGAACCACGTGGGCACGCTCTACCAGAACGGCAACTTCGGCTTCGGCCTTGGCTTCGAGATCACCGAACACGTCGGGCGATCGGGGCGTCCGGGATCTGTCGGCGAGTACGGATGGGGCGGCGCGTACCACACGAAGTTCTGGGTGGATCCCGTCGAGAAGCTGGTGGTGGTGTTCATGACGCAACTGCTGCCCGCCGCCGGCTCGGACGCGCACATGACGCTCCGTCAGCTCGTCTACTCCGCCATCGTCGACAAGCCGGACGCCGCCGTCGCGAAGACCGCCCTGCGGCCGGCGTCGTAG